The following coding sequences are from one Primulina eburnea isolate SZY01 chromosome 15, ASM2296580v1, whole genome shotgun sequence window:
- the LOC140814502 gene encoding fasciclin-like arabinogalactan protein 2, giving the protein MKQRIFISGLLPLLLLLLSSAADGHNITHILAGHPDFSTFSHYLTVTHLAAEINRRRTITVCAVDNAAMNDLLSKHFSLDTIKNILSLHVFADYFGAKKLHQVAKGSTTTSSLFQATGEAAGTSGYVNITDMKGGKVGFTPVDSGSDNQPMATFLKSIIEEPYVISVIQISHVLSSPEAEAPTGSPTDLNVTSLMANQGCKAFSDLIIAHGDEDTFTQNLETGLTIFCPEDEALNSFMPRFKNLTDDDKTSLILYHAISLYNSLGMLRSGNGLMNTLATEGVKKFDFTIQNDGDDIKIETKVVTATISGTLVDRDPLAVFKVDKVLLPTELFKAAPASPAPEPSKSKKPADVDAEAPGPSDDDTATADEDSSNDGRRIINGGGFMSLCFALLVGILTAVF; this is encoded by the coding sequence ATGAAGCAAAGAATTTTCATCTCCGGCCTCCTCccactcctcctcctcctcctctccTCCGCCGCCGATGGGCACAACATCACCCACATACTCGCCGGCCACCCGGACTTCTCCACCTTCAGCCACTACCTCACCGTCACACATTTAGCCGCAGAGATCAACCGCCGCCGCACTATCACAGTTTGTGCTGTCGACAATGCCGCCATGAATGACCTCCTTTCCAAGCATTTCTCCCTCGACACCATAAAGAACATCCTCTCCCTCCACGTATTCGCCGACTACTTCGGGGCCAAGAAGCTCCACCAGGTCGCGAAGGGCTCCACCACCACGTCCTCCCTGTTCCAGGCCACTGGAGAGGCTGCTGGAACCTCCGGTTACGTCAACATCACCGACATGAAAGGAGGGAAAGTGGGCTTCACACCTGTCGACAGCGGTTCTGATAATCAACCGATGGCGACCTTCCTCAAGTCCATCATAGAAGAACCTTACGTAATCTCCGTGATTCAAATCAGCCACGTCCTGTCGTCGCCGGAAGCTGAAGCTCCGACGGGATCTCCCACTGATTTAAACGTTACATCTCTAATGGCAAATCAAGGATGCAAGGCGTTCTCTGATTTGATCATCGCGCATGGCGATGAAGATACTTTCACTCAAAATCTGGAAACCGGGTTAACGATCTTCTGTCCCGAAGACGAAGCCCTGAATTCGTTCATGCCGAGGTTCAAGAACCTGACCGACGATGATAAAACTTCACTGATCCTGTACCACGCCATTTCCTTATACAATTCGCTCGGAATGCTCAGATCCGGCAATGGATTGATGAACACTCTCGCCACCGAAGGAGTCAAAAAGTTCGATTTCACCATACAAAACGACGGAGACGACATCAAGATCGAGACTAAGGTCGTCACGGCTACGATCTCCGGAACCTTAGTTGACAGAGATCCGTTGGCGGTTTTCAAGGTCGATAAGGTTCTGCTGCCGACGGAGCTGTTCAAGGCAGCGCCGGCTTCTCCAGCACCGGAACCATCGAAATCCAAGAAACCAGCGGATGTCGATGCCGAAGCTCCGGGGCCCTCCGACGATGACACGGCGACGGCGGATGAAGATTCGAGCAACGACGGACGTAGAATCATCAATGGCGGCGGGTTTATGAGTCTCTGTTTTGCTTTGTTGGTGGGAATTTTGACTGCTGTTTTCTAa
- the LOC140815539 gene encoding uncharacterized protein: MELLTIKQGDSNIEDYQKRFTDLLPYAPHISENSAAKYSHFLNGLVNRCRQAEISIARRKAMQASKNSSSLGPRGQSFKKSASSSSSGSGGVHSFGKKKMQCGHCGGNHPTENCRRATGACFNCGGFGHMKRDCPNLENQSGGGGSMTGSYSGKQSEATVQQKGFPAQGSCRGGMSQGSQQRPRVQGQVFALNQEQAEDHNERVIAGASHSFIASMFVKKHKLPYVSLDVLLSVSTPMGQEVLAKRLVVDCLLEFEGNYLSANLMILAMEDFDCIMGIDLLTKYRATVDCYQRLVQFRPEGDENWFFFGEGARPPMPVVSAVKAQRALAKGGEGYLIYAVDVSKDVIDVKNIPVVNEFPDVFPDEIPGFPPEREVEAEIELVPGTAPISRAPYRLAPT; encoded by the exons ATGGAACTGTTGACCATTAAGCAAGGAGAttcgaacattgaggattatcagAAGCGTTTTACGGATCTGTTGCCGTACGCTCCTCACATCAGTGAGAATTCTGCAGCAAAATATTCTCATTTTTTGAATG gATTAGTGAATCGTTGTCGTCAAGCCGAGATCAGTATTGCTAGGAGAAAGGCTATGCAAGCTAGCAAAAATTCTAGTTCGTTGGGACCAAGgggtcagtctttcaagaagtctgcatcttcttcttcttccggtTCTGGAGGGGTGCACAGCTTTGGCAAGAAAAAGATGCAATGTGGCCACTGCGGAGGTAATCACCCGACGGAGAATTGTCGAAGAGCAACGGGGGCATGTTTCAATTGTGGTGGTTTTGGTCACATGAAGAGGGATTGCCCTAATTTGGAGAATCAGAGTGGAGGCGGAGGTTCTATGACAGGGTCTTATAGTGGAAAACAGTCTGAGGCCACTGTTCAACAGAAAGGTTTTCCTGCTCAAGGTTCTTGTCGTGGAGGAATGTCGCAAGGATCTCAGCAACGCCCACGAGTTCAGGGGCAAGTGTTTGCCTTAAACCAAGAGCAAGCTGAGGACCATAACGAGagagtcattgcag gggcatcacattcattcatagcATCAATGTTTGTTAAGAAGCATAAACTACCCTACGTGTCATTAGATGTTCTGTTGTCGGTGTCTACACCGATGGGACAAGAGGTTTTAGCTAAGCGACTTGTAGTAGACTGTTTGTTAGAATTTGAGGGAAATTACTTGTCTGCCAATTTGATGATATTGGCTATggaagatttcgattgtattatgGGAATCGACCTATTGACTAAGTATAGAGCGACGGTAGATTGTTATCAACGTCTCGTTCAGTTTCGTCCAGAAGGAGACGAGAATTGGTTCTTCTTTGGTGAGGGAGCTCGACCTCCAATGCCAGTAGTGTCTGCAGTAAAGGCACAACGAGCTTTAGCAAAAGGAGGAGAAGGATACCTCATTTATGCTGTTGACGTATCAAAGGATGTAATCGACGTGAAGAATATTCCAGTTGTcaatgaatttcctgatgttttccccgaTGAAATTCCTGGATTTCCTCCAGAGAGGGAAGTGGAAGCGGAGATAGAGTTGGTACCAGGAACCGCACCTATCTCCAGAGCGCCTTATAGATTGGCACCAACatag